A portion of the Tachysurus vachellii isolate PV-2020 chromosome 14, HZAU_Pvac_v1, whole genome shotgun sequence genome contains these proteins:
- the mafb gene encoding transcription factor Maf, producing MASELAMSNSDLPTSPLAMEYVNDFDLMKFEVKKEPVEPDRSISQCSRPVAGGSVSSTPMSTPCSSVPPSPSFSAPSPGSGSEQKAHLEDFYWMSGYQQQLNPEALGFSPEDAVEALISSGHQLPSFDGYTRGQQFGGGAGAGGTVAGEEMGSAAAVVSAVIAAAAAQNGNPLHHHHHHHHHHHANAHHGAPGAPANGSAAGSHQHTRLDDRFSDEQLVTMSVRELNRQLRGVSKEEVIRLKQKRRTLKNRGYAQSCRFKRVQQRHVLEGEKTQLIQQVEHLKQEISRLMRERDAYKEKYEKLIGNGFRENGSSSDNNPSSPEFFMSSRKFLHL from the coding sequence ATGGCATCAGAACTGGCAATGAGCAACTCCGACCTGCCCACCAGTCCCCTGGCCATGGAATATGTTAATGACTTCGATCTGATGAAGTTTGAAGTGAAAAAGGAGCCGGTGGAGCCCGACCGCAGCATCAGCCAGTGCAGCCGCCCAGTCGCCGGCGGATCCGTATCTTCCACCCCGATGAGCACGCCTTGCAGCTCGGTTCCTCCTTCGCCAAGCTTCTCGGCGCCCAGTCCGGGTTCGGGGAGCGAGCAGAAGGCGCACTTGGAGGACTTCTACTGGATGAGCGGCTACCAGCAGCAGCTGAACCCGGAGGCGCTGGGCTTCAGCCCGGAGGATGCGGTGGAGGCACTGATCAGCAGCGGCCACCAGCTCCCCAGCTTCGACGGCTACACCCGGGGGCAGCAGTTCGGCGGCGGGGCGGGCGCCGGAGGCACCGTGGCCGGAGAGGAGATGGGCTCGGCGGCCGCCGTGGTCTCGGCCGTGATCGCGGCGGCGGCAGCGCAGAACGGCAATCCgctccatcaccaccatcaccatcaccaccaccaccacgcCAATGCGCACCACGGAGCGCCCGGAGCGCCCGCCAACGGCTCCGCAGCGGGGAGCCACCAGCACACGCGCCTCGACGACCGCTTCTCCGACGAGCAGCTCGTCACCATGTCCGTGCGGGAGCTCAACCGACAGCTGCGCGGCGTCAGCAAAGAAGAAGTGATCCGGCTGAAGCAGAAGCGGCGGACGCTGAAGAACCGCGGCTACGCGCAGTCCTGCCGTTTCAAGCGCGTGCAGCAGCGCCACGTGCTCGAGGGCGAGAAGACACAGCTTATTCAGCAAGTGGAGCATCTCAAGCAGGAGATCTCCAGGCTGATGCGGGAGAGGGACGCGTACAAGGAGAAATACGAGAAGCTCATCGGCAACGGCTTCCGAGAAAACGGCTCGAGCAGCGACAACAACCCTTCATCTCCGGAGTTCTTCAT